In Emcibacter nanhaiensis, the sequence ATTGATGAACACCCGGCCGCGTACGCTGGCCACATCCCTGACCACGCCTTCGACGATCTGGAAACTGTCGGTGAAGCGTCCCGCCTCCAGGTGATGCTTGATGGCGTAGTAGCTCAAGGCCCACATGCCGCGCCGGGCCTCTCGCGCGTCCCGCTCGATCGCCTGCATGTCGCGCACCAGCGCCCGGTTGTCGCGGAAGCTGTAAACCCGGGCCATGCCGCGGCGGAGCATTTTCCCCTGGACCCAGCTGCCGTCTTCCAGGAACAGATGGGCCAGGGCCCGGCCATAGCGGTCGGTCTGCCGGCCGCCGTAGCGTAGCGAGACTTTCTTGCCGAGGGTCAGCTGCTCAAGTGCCTGCTTGGACTCTTTGGCGAAGGGCCATTCCTTGAAGCCGCTTCGGCCCAGCGGCAGTTTCGGCGCCTGCAGGCCGACGAGGCGCACCTGGCGGCCGTCCTCGAGCCGCAGCGTATCGCCGTCGACCACCTCCGTGACCAGCAACGGTCCCTCCGGCGGAGACAGTCCACTAAAATCCGCCGCCCGGGCCAGGGCGGGCAGGACCAACAGCAGGAGGAAGGGAAGGAGGCGTTTCATCATGGGGGCCTGGGGCTATTGTTCGGCGGCCAGCATGGCCCGGGC encodes:
- a CDS encoding thermonuclease family protein, which produces MKRLLPFLLLLVLPALARAADFSGLSPPEGPLLVTEVVDGDTLRLEDGRQVRLVGLQAPKLPLGRSGFKEWPFAKESKQALEQLTLGKKVSLRYGGRQTDRYGRALAHLFLEDGSWVQGKMLRRGMARVYSFRDNRALVRDMQAIERDAREARRGMWALSYYAIKHHLEAGRFTDSFQIVEGVVRDVASVRGRVFINFGDDWRTDFTLVVEGKARRLFLDSDIKLSHLPGKKIHVRGWLKYYNGPMIQLTHPEQVQIVGSAPD